A single Herpetosiphonaceae bacterium DNA region contains:
- a CDS encoding D-Ala-D-Ala carboxypeptidase family metallohydrolase, with translation MVRRHLRRYVMLIGMFALALAAVPLKSTTQPAAAYTWTRTLSQGMTGSDVRELQIRVAGWAADSASQTYVAIDGNFGPGTKAAVIRFQRAYGLAADGIVGPQTQSVLNSLESGDGSTAHFEWSEFYSKDGSGFSGGKVGSTTVKENVRRLMYKLEALRKKAGGSPITINSGFRSISHNSAVGGASNSQHMYGIAADLVVSGHSVSWVRETAKTCGFSGIITYSSFNHLDSRIEYPYGAQFWHWAYSE, from the coding sequence ATGGTCCGAAGACATCTTCGTCGCTACGTCATGCTGATCGGCATGTTCGCCCTGGCGCTAGCCGCTGTTCCGCTTAAATCGACGACCCAGCCCGCCGCCGCGTACACCTGGACTCGCACACTCAGCCAGGGCATGACCGGCTCCGACGTGCGAGAGCTTCAGATCCGCGTCGCTGGCTGGGCCGCTGATAGCGCCTCCCAGACCTACGTCGCGATCGACGGCAATTTCGGCCCCGGCACCAAGGCGGCGGTGATCCGCTTCCAGCGCGCGTACGGCCTAGCCGCTGACGGCATCGTCGGCCCGCAGACGCAGAGCGTGCTGAACAGCCTGGAGAGCGGAGACGGCTCGACCGCGCACTTCGAGTGGAGCGAGTTCTACTCCAAGGACGGCAGCGGCTTTTCAGGCGGCAAGGTCGGCTCGACCACGGTCAAAGAAAACGTCCGCCGCCTGATGTACAAGCTGGAAGCGCTGCGCAAGAAAGCGGGCGGCTCGCCGATCACGATCAACTCCGGCTTCCGCAGCATCTCGCACAACTCGGCGGTCGGCGGCGCGTCGAACAGCCAGCACATGTACGGCATCGCAGCCGATCTGGTCGTGAGCGGCCACTCGGTTTCGTGGGTGCGTGAAACCGCCAAGACCTGCGGCTTCAGCGGCATCATCACCTACAGCAGCTTCAACCACCTCGATAGCCGCATCGAATATCCCTACGGCGCGCAGTTCTGGCACTGGGCGTACAGCGAGTAG
- a CDS encoding sulfite exporter TauE/SafE family protein, with product MMSGCQPASGATTSRSRRRLLALLCCIITLWSTTTTTLAHPLDELAHKVQLSLSPESVTVQARISVGPLVAGRIWGEADTNGDNTVSADEAGQWGQRYLTELALDIDGTPLALALDEAGATFPPTRNSLFLGSKGEIVVNAIAASPGLSTGAHSLHVAGRAYAKISTYTFTALAAPGVVVRAATDVGKHEATFPLELAAATAASQTSSEAAAAPADLAERIGDSALVSRLREGRFSPGFLTMTLLAALLFGALHALQPGHGKTLVAAYLVGSRGTVRHAITLGTIVTFTHTASVLALGTLLLAFSQTIKPERILPGLTALSGLLVVGLGVTLLRTRLREAWTGKSSHHHDHDHHHHDHDHHHDHDHHHDHHHDHDHHHHHHHGGHGHSHELPERITPRSLIALGVSGGIVPCTEALVILIVAVAVGQMLLGLLMIIAFSIGLAGVLIGIGVALVTVGGRLRSALPTTPKVAYWLPVLSAALVIGLGAALAWQGIVEL from the coding sequence ATGATGTCCGGTTGTCAGCCTGCGAGCGGCGCTACGACGAGCCGCAGCCGCCGTCGGCTCCTTGCCCTGCTCTGCTGCATCATCACGCTGTGGAGCACCACAACCACGACGCTGGCGCATCCCCTCGACGAGCTAGCCCACAAAGTGCAGCTCAGCCTCAGCCCTGAGAGCGTAACCGTCCAGGCGCGGATCTCCGTTGGCCCATTGGTGGCAGGGCGCATCTGGGGCGAGGCAGATACGAATGGCGATAACACGGTTTCTGCCGACGAGGCGGGGCAGTGGGGCCAGCGCTATCTCACAGAGCTGGCGCTCGACATCGACGGCACGCCGCTGGCGCTGGCTCTAGATGAAGCTGGCGCGACCTTTCCACCAACGCGCAATAGTTTATTCTTGGGCTCCAAAGGCGAGATCGTGGTCAACGCGATTGCCGCGTCGCCCGGCCTGAGCACCGGCGCTCACAGCCTACATGTAGCCGGACGAGCCTACGCCAAGATCAGCACCTACACCTTTACCGCGCTGGCCGCTCCGGGCGTGGTCGTGCGCGCGGCAACCGATGTGGGCAAGCACGAGGCCACGTTTCCGCTTGAGCTAGCCGCCGCTACGGCAGCCTCTCAAACGTCGTCGGAGGCAGCGGCGGCACCTGCCGATCTGGCCGAGCGCATCGGCGACAGCGCGCTGGTTTCGCGCCTGCGAGAAGGACGCTTCAGCCCAGGATTTCTGACGATGACCCTGCTGGCGGCGCTGCTCTTCGGCGCGCTGCATGCGCTCCAGCCCGGCCACGGCAAAACGCTGGTCGCGGCCTATCTGGTAGGATCGCGCGGCACCGTTCGTCATGCGATCACCCTCGGCACCATCGTCACCTTCACCCACACCGCCAGCGTTCTGGCGCTGGGCACGCTGCTGCTCGCCTTCAGCCAGACGATCAAGCCTGAGCGAATCTTGCCCGGTCTGACGGCCCTGTCGGGCCTGCTGGTCGTCGGGCTGGGCGTGACGCTGCTCCGCACGCGCCTGCGCGAGGCCTGGACCGGCAAGAGCAGCCATCATCACGATCACGATCATCATCATCACGATCACGATCATCATCACGATCACGATCATCATCACGATCATCATCACGATCACGATCATCACCATCACCATCATCACGGCGGGCATGGGCATTCGCACGAGCTGCCGGAGCGGATCACGCCGCGCAGCCTGATCGCGCTGGGCGTATCCGGCGGGATCGTGCCGTGTACCGAGGCGCTGGTGATCTTGATCGTCGCGGTGGCGGTCGGGCAAATGCTGCTTGGCCTGCTGATGATTATCGCGTTCAGCATTGGCCTGGCCGGTGTCTTGATCGGGATTGGCGTGGCGCTCGTGACGGTAGGCGGGCGCCTACGCAGCGCGCTGCCGACGACGCCCAAAGTTGCGTACTGGCTGCCGGTGCTCAGCGCCGCGCTGGTGATCGGGCTGGGCGCGGCATTGGCCTGGCAAGGCATTGTCGAGCTGTAG